The proteins below come from a single Miscanthus floridulus cultivar M001 chromosome 1, ASM1932011v1, whole genome shotgun sequence genomic window:
- the LOC136469152 gene encoding uncharacterized protein: METLTFEVVEFHGTFHAILGCPCYVKFMDIPNYTYLKLKMPRPCEVITIGTSFQCAYECEVECYEHAVAIVASNELVSIRKEVAEEAPDPKRSARSFESIEGAKEILIDPSGSKGKVVRIGTTLSSE; this comes from the coding sequence atggagacccttaccttcgaggtggtcgagtTCCAcggaaccttccatgccatcctaggatgtccatgctatgtgaagttcatggacatccccaactatacctatctaaagctaaagatgccaagACCATGtgaggtcatcaccattggcacctccttccagtgcgcctatgagtgcgaggtcgagtgctatgaACACGCTgtggcaatcgtcgcctccaacgAGCTTGTgtccatcaggaaggaggtcgccgaagaagcacccgaccctaaGCGGTCAGCTAGGTCTTTTGAGTctatagagggcgccaaggagatcctcatagaccctagtggctctaagggcaaagtggtgcgcattggcaccacgctttcctccgaatag
- the LOC136507292 gene encoding protein IQ-DOMAIN 19-like isoform X1: MFARPPASRGRQLPAADRSVEPVLAVVARCPPSSHPAFSSPGSCGERPRQRQASTSMRKAGRWLRSFLSGKKDRPPQAVDPPAAPKDKRWSFRRPPAEQEGKAVDAAGRGGPDQDQGSLGFPAPGVEFDQKKHAVAVAVATAAAADAAVAAAHAAAAVARLSSRGAPRMALPPCLVEDAAAVRIQATFRGYLARTALCALRGIVKLQALVRGQLVRKQANATLRCMQALLAAQSHLRAQRMLALQHHDHHHNHHPTPPRPRQSPQHPRHSRFYEMDRSCEENAKIVEVDVGEPVRRSRSAGKDRQLFADHHAGRSSPAPSAVTELMSPRAYSGHFDEFSVANTARSSPRHQASEACPGYMANTESSRAKARSQSAPRQRTDALERLPSRRKGTPPRATAKMQRSSSLAGAAPRGAGHYSSPWSSGARLDVSTASLKDSECGSTSSVLTAATVYSRTRSLLGFEVRRGLY; encoded by the exons ATGTTCGCGCGGCCACCCGCTTCACGTGGCCGGCAGCTCCCCGCGGCTGACCGGAGCGTTGAGCCGGTCCTCGCGGTCGTTGCCCGCTGCCCTCCCTCGTCGCATCCGGCATTCTCATCCCCAGGCAG TTGCGGTGAGCGACCGAGGCAGAGGCAGGCGTCGACAAGCATGCGGAAGGCGGGGCGCTGGCTCCGGAGCTTCCTGTCGGGCAAGAAGGACAGGCCGCCGCAGGCCGTGGATCCGCCGGCGGCCCCCAAGGACAAGCGGTGGAGCTTCAGGCGCCCCCCGGCGGAGCAGGAAGGGAAGGCCGTCGATGCGGCGGGGCGCGGCGGGCCGGACCAGGACCAGGGATCACTTGGTTTCCCGGCGCCGGGCGTCGAGTTCGACCAGAAGAAGCACGCCGTGGCGGTGGCCGTGGCGACCGCGGCCGCAGCTGACGCGGCGGTGGCCGccgcgcacgccgccgccgccgtggcgcgCCTGTCCTCCCGCGGGGCGCCGCGCATGGCACTGCCGCCGTGCCTCgtcgaggacgccgccgccgtcaGGATCCAGGCCACCTTCAGAGGCTATCTG GCGCGGACGGCTCTGTGCGCGCTGAGGGGCATCGTGAAGCTGCAAGCTCTGGTGCGGGGGCAGCTGGTGCGGAAGCAGGCCAACGCCACGCTCCGCTGCATGCAGGCGCTCCTCGCCGCGCAGTCCCACCTGCGGGCACAGCGCATGCTCGCGCTCCAgcaccatgaccaccaccacaaccaccacccGACGCCGCCCAGACCACGGCAGTCGCCGCAGCACCCGAGGCACAGCCGCTTCTAC GAGATGGACAGGTCGTGCGAGGAGAACGCCAAGATCGTGGAGGTGGACGTCGGGGAGCCCGTGCGGCGGAGCCGGAGCGCGGGGAAGGACAGGCAGCTCTTCGCCGACCACCACGCCGGCCGGTCCTCCCCGGCGCCGTCGGCGGTGACGGAGCTGATGAGCCCGCGGGCGTATAGCGGCCACTTCGACGAGTTCTCGGTGGCCAACACGGCGCGGAGCAGCCCGCGGCATCAGGCGTCGGAGGCGTGCCCGGGCTACATGGCCAACACGGAGTCGTCCCGCGCCAAGGCGCGGTCCCAGAGCGCGCCCCGCCAGCGCACCGACGCGCTGGAGCGGCTGCCCAGCCGGAGGAAAGGGACGCCGCCCAGGGCCACCGCCAAGATGCAGCGCTCGTCGTCTCTGGCCGGCGCCGCGCCGCGCGGGGCCGGCCATTACTCATCCCCGTGGTCGTCGGGCGCCAGGCTCGACGTCTCCACCGCGTCGCTCAAGGACAGCGAGTGCGGCTCCACCAGCTCCGTGCTCACCGCCGCCACCGTCTACAGCCGGACGCGGTCACTCCTCGGCTTCGAG GTGCGCCGTGGCCTGTACTGA
- the LOC136507292 gene encoding protein IQ-DOMAIN 19-like isoform X2 yields the protein MRKAGRWLRSFLSGKKDRPPQAVDPPAAPKDKRWSFRRPPAEQEGKAVDAAGRGGPDQDQGSLGFPAPGVEFDQKKHAVAVAVATAAAADAAVAAAHAAAAVARLSSRGAPRMALPPCLVEDAAAVRIQATFRGYLARTALCALRGIVKLQALVRGQLVRKQANATLRCMQALLAAQSHLRAQRMLALQHHDHHHNHHPTPPRPRQSPQHPRHSRFYEMDRSCEENAKIVEVDVGEPVRRSRSAGKDRQLFADHHAGRSSPAPSAVTELMSPRAYSGHFDEFSVANTARSSPRHQASEACPGYMANTESSRAKARSQSAPRQRTDALERLPSRRKGTPPRATAKMQRSSSLAGAAPRGAGHYSSPWSSGARLDVSTASLKDSECGSTSSVLTAATVYSRTRSLLGFEVRRGLY from the exons ATGCGGAAGGCGGGGCGCTGGCTCCGGAGCTTCCTGTCGGGCAAGAAGGACAGGCCGCCGCAGGCCGTGGATCCGCCGGCGGCCCCCAAGGACAAGCGGTGGAGCTTCAGGCGCCCCCCGGCGGAGCAGGAAGGGAAGGCCGTCGATGCGGCGGGGCGCGGCGGGCCGGACCAGGACCAGGGATCACTTGGTTTCCCGGCGCCGGGCGTCGAGTTCGACCAGAAGAAGCACGCCGTGGCGGTGGCCGTGGCGACCGCGGCCGCAGCTGACGCGGCGGTGGCCGccgcgcacgccgccgccgccgtggcgcgCCTGTCCTCCCGCGGGGCGCCGCGCATGGCACTGCCGCCGTGCCTCgtcgaggacgccgccgccgtcaGGATCCAGGCCACCTTCAGAGGCTATCTG GCGCGGACGGCTCTGTGCGCGCTGAGGGGCATCGTGAAGCTGCAAGCTCTGGTGCGGGGGCAGCTGGTGCGGAAGCAGGCCAACGCCACGCTCCGCTGCATGCAGGCGCTCCTCGCCGCGCAGTCCCACCTGCGGGCACAGCGCATGCTCGCGCTCCAgcaccatgaccaccaccacaaccaccacccGACGCCGCCCAGACCACGGCAGTCGCCGCAGCACCCGAGGCACAGCCGCTTCTAC GAGATGGACAGGTCGTGCGAGGAGAACGCCAAGATCGTGGAGGTGGACGTCGGGGAGCCCGTGCGGCGGAGCCGGAGCGCGGGGAAGGACAGGCAGCTCTTCGCCGACCACCACGCCGGCCGGTCCTCCCCGGCGCCGTCGGCGGTGACGGAGCTGATGAGCCCGCGGGCGTATAGCGGCCACTTCGACGAGTTCTCGGTGGCCAACACGGCGCGGAGCAGCCCGCGGCATCAGGCGTCGGAGGCGTGCCCGGGCTACATGGCCAACACGGAGTCGTCCCGCGCCAAGGCGCGGTCCCAGAGCGCGCCCCGCCAGCGCACCGACGCGCTGGAGCGGCTGCCCAGCCGGAGGAAAGGGACGCCGCCCAGGGCCACCGCCAAGATGCAGCGCTCGTCGTCTCTGGCCGGCGCCGCGCCGCGCGGGGCCGGCCATTACTCATCCCCGTGGTCGTCGGGCGCCAGGCTCGACGTCTCCACCGCGTCGCTCAAGGACAGCGAGTGCGGCTCCACCAGCTCCGTGCTCACCGCCGCCACCGTCTACAGCCGGACGCGGTCACTCCTCGGCTTCGAG GTGCGCCGTGGCCTGTACTGA